The following coding sequences lie in one Arachis stenosperma cultivar V10309 chromosome 5, arast.V10309.gnm1.PFL2, whole genome shotgun sequence genomic window:
- the LOC130981762 gene encoding transcription initiation factor TFIID subunit 1 isoform X3 — protein sequence MDYDSDNPSQDGRDEDDEEEYEESGKDSGFLALMFGNFDNSGGLDADYFDEDAKEHIHALAGKLDSSLTDIDLSGKSPQTPPDVVEQDSIEKAEDAVDYEDIDEEYDGPETEAANEEDYLLPKKEFFAAEASLEALGSRTSVFDDENYDEESDKEQDGVDDSKAVSLAGEQEKSVVDASKEDKDSALERDVQVGLQQTEELAIKVKTLEEGPEVLKRSTPLPVLYVEDGMEILRFSEIFGIHEPLRKGERREHRHSVTHDRYKSLDLSDDIVEEDEEAFLKGFSSLSLTKQACVVHNDASESNDVDLEFPKFGFLHGDASTPAKDDRQQKDSCLSAEPMKGDFTNELPWKDTYVLSANFYPLDQQDWEDEIIWGNSPVVSDTNFESCEISGPELGASGGSEIEIESGIQNIQLEPQKIMEEKKSNVFMCSSPLSLEPIGSRDSSDAKTDLLSKNLFHPQLLRLESRSEMDDTGYADGRAEYTSEKHNELGHVKRFTKVMSQNRDLAEGSWLDNIIWEFNKPSVKPKLIFDLEDDQMHFEVLDNKNSSHLHLHAGAMILTRSLKSSSGDSELPVQGGQYGWRYVANDKHYSNRKTSQQLKSNSKKRSAHGVKIFHSQPALKLQTMKLKLSNKDIANFHRPKALWYPHDSEVVVREQRKLSTQGPMKIIMKSLGGKGTKLHVDAEETLASVKAKAAKKLDFKGSENVKTFYLGRELEDQKSLAAQNVQPNSLLHLVRTKIHLWSRAQRVPGENKSLRPPGAFKKKSDLSVKDGHVFLMEYCEERPLLLGNAGMGARLCTYYQKCSPDDQSGSLLRNTDNSLGHIISLDPADKSPFLGDLKPGCSQSSLETNMYRAPIFPHKVPLTDYLLVRSPKGKLSLRRIDKINVVGQQEPLMEVLSPGSKNLQTYMMNRLLVHMCREFQAAEKRLLLPCVRIDELLSQFPYLSEASFRKRIKEYATLQRGTNGQSILVKKRNFRMWSEEELRKMVTPELVCAYESMQAGLYRLKHLGITETHPTNISSAMSRLPDEAIALAAASHIERELQITPWNLSSNFVACTSQGKENIERMEITGVGDPSGRGLGFSYARAPPKAPVSSAVVKKKAAAGRGGSTVTGTDADLRRLSMEAAREVLLKFNVAEEVIAKQTRWHRIAMIRKLSSEQAASGVKVDPTTISKYARGQRMSFLQLQQQTREKCQEIWDRQLQSLSAVNGDENESDSEENSDLDSFAGDLENLLDAEEFEEGEEGTNDLKRDKGDGVKGLKMRRHPTSAQAKEEKEDEEAEAAELCRLLMDDDEADRKKKKKARVVEEARLVPKPPPKFIIYDSTEQNKQVTNTSQLDGTIHLKDDAITDLREEETFPAKKAKSVKVTKAKKNEIAPISLPNKKLKLNIGEGAIKVFKEKKPSRETFVCGACGQLGHMRTNKNCPKYGEDLEAQIESTDIEKPSGKSIILDPSNQSQQKSLTKKLVPKTAPKTPSVDNSTKLKFICISTEKSSDKPALENLQSSEKPVTSDSETARSAKVNRIIFPKKVKPDDTQAESVRRPIVIRPPTDSARGQVDSPKVPIKFRPPTDIERERHHQKLVIKPAKEIVDVDLDSPYGNKRLEHRKTKRIVELANFEKQRKPEPMYRQAKEERRWWEEQEKRRNEARLKEERARRHHKEEVRMLREQEKLDEIKRFEEDIRREREEEERQKAKKKKKKKKPEFTDDYLDDPRARRYDKRMLDRDKSTKRRSIELGKRGADLMPPTKRRRGGGGEVGLANILESIVDAMKDRYELSYLFMKPVSKKEAPDYLDIIERPMDLARIRERVRNMEYKSREDFRHDVWQITYNAHKYNDGRNPGIPPLADMLLEYCDYLLNENDEHLTEAEAGIENRDF from the exons ACTCTATTGAAAAGGCTGAAGATGCAGTTGATTATGAAGATATTGATGAGGAGTACGATGGCCCAGAGACTGAAGCTGCAAATGAAGAGGACTATTTACTCCCAAAAAAGGAATTTTTCGCTGCTGAAGCCTCCCTGGAAGCTCTAGGGTCTAGAACTTCTGTCTTTGATGATGAAAATTATGATGAAGAATCTGACAAGGAACAAGATGGAGTTGATGATTCTAAAGCTGTCTCATTGGCTG GGGAGCAGGAAAAGAGTGTTGTAGATGCATCTAAAGAAGACAAAGACAGTGCGCTTGAACGTGATGTACAAGTTGGGTTGCAGCAGACTGAAGAATTGGCCATCAAGGTAAAGACACTTGAG GAAGGGCCTGAAGTTCTGAAAAGGTCTACGCCGTTGCCAGTTTTGTATGTGGAAGATGGGATGGAAATTTTACGCTTCTCTGAAATCTTTGGTATTCATGAACCTCTGAGGAAAGGAGAAAGGAGAGAGCATCGGCATTCTGTTACACACG ATAGATACAAATCATTGGATTTATCTGATGATATTGtagaagaggatgaagaggcaTTTCTCAAGGGATTCTCTAGTCTTTCACTGACCAAACAGGCTTGTGTAGTCCATAATGATGCATCAGAAAGTAAtgatgttgatttggaatttCCAAAATTTGGATTTCTTCATGGGGATGCCTCAACACCTGCGAAAGATGATCGACAACAAAAGGACTCTTGTCTTAGTGCTGAACCAATGAAAGGCGATTTCACGAATGAGCTTCCATGGAAAGATACTTATGTCTTGTCAGCCAACTTTTATCCTCTTGATCAGCAAGATTGGGAAGATGAAATCATTTGGGGCAATTCTCCTGTTGTAAGTGACACTAATTTTGAGAGCTGTGAAATTTCGGGACCAGAGTTGGGAGCCTCTGGTGGTAGTGAAATAGAAATTGAAAGTGGGATACAGAATATACAGTTGGAGCCCCAGAAAATAATGGAGGAGAAAAAAAGTAATGTTTTCATGTGCAGCTCTCCTTTATCATTGGAACCAATTGGCTCAAGGGACTCTTCTGATGCTAAAACTGATTTATTATCTAAAAATCTATTTCATCCCCAGCTTTTGAGGTTAGAATCCAGATCAGAGATGGATGACACTGGTTATGCAGATGGAAGAGCGGAGTACACATCTGAAAAGCATAATGAGCTTGGCCATGTAAAGCGTTTTACCAAGGTGATGTCTCAAAATAGAGACCTGGCTGAGGGGTCTTGGTTAGACAATATTATATGGGAGTTCAATAAACCTTCTGTTAAACCAAAGCTTATCTTTGATCTTGAAGATGACCAAATGCACTTCGAAGTTTTGGATAACAAGAATAGTAGCCATCTTCACCTTCATGCTGGGGCTATGATTTTGACTCGTTCCCTAAAATCAAGCAGTGGGGATTCTGAGCTACCAGTACAGGGAGGTCAATATGGATGGCGATATGTTGCTAATGATAAACATTATTCAAACAGGAAAACTTCTCAGCAACTGAAGTCAAATTCTAAGAAACGCTCAGCGCATGGTGTCAAAATTTTCCACTCCCAACCTGCACTGAAGCTGCAGACAATGAAGTTGAAGTTGAGCAA TAAAGATATTGCAAATTTTCACCGTCCTAAAGCATTATGGTATCCCCATGATAGTGAGGTTGTTGTCAGAGAACAGAGAAAACTGTCAACACAGGGACCCATGAAAATTATTATGAAGAGCTTGGGTGGCAAGGGGACAAAACTACATGTTGATGCTGAAGAAACTCTAGCTTCTGTTAAAGCAAAAGCTGCTAAAAAGCTAG ATTTCAAGGGATCAGAAAACGTGAAAACATTTTATTTGGGGAGGGAGCTTGAGGATCAGAAATCACTTGCTGCACAGAACGTTCAACCAAATTCATTGTTACACCTTGTACGGACAAAGATTCACTTGTGGTCAAGGGCACAAAGGGTTCCTGGTGAGAATAAGTCACTGCGTCCTCCAGGGGCATTCAAGAAAAAGTCTGATCTGTCCGTGAAAGATGGCCATGTTTTTCTGATGGA GTATTGTGAGGAAAGGCCTTTACTTTTGGGCAATGCTGGAATGGGTGCAAGGCTTTGTACGTACTATCAAAAGTGTTCTCCAGATGATCAATCTGGCTCTTTATTACGCAACACTGATAATAGCTTGGGGCACATTATATCTCTCGATCCAGCTGATAAATCTCCGTTCCTTGGGGACTTGAAACCTGGCTGCAGTCAGTCCTCACTGGAGACAAATATGTATAGAGCACCTATATTTCCTCATAAAGTTCCATTAACTGACTACCTGCTGGTACGCTCACCAAAGGGAAAGCTATCACTAAGGCGCATTGATAAAATTAATGTTGTTGGACAGCAG GAGCCTCTGATGGAGGTGTTATCACCTGGAAGTAAGAATCTTCAGACTTACATGATGAACAGGCTATTAGTACACATGTGCCGTGAATTCCAAGCGGCAGAGAAGCGGCTCTTGCTCCCATGTGTCCGTATTGATGAGCTTCTGTCACAATTTCCTTACCTATCAGAAGCCTCTTTCCGTAAAAGGATTAAGGAATATGCCACTTTACAG AGGGGAACAAATGGACAGTCAATTTTGGTTAAAAAGCGAAATTTTCGCATGTGGTCTGAGGAAGAATTAAGAAAAATGGTGACCCCAGAACTT GTTTGTGCTTATGAAAGCATGCAAGCTGGCCTCTACCGTCTAAAACATTTAGGCATAACCGAAACACACCCTACTAATATTTCGTCTGCAATGAGTCGGCTTCCCGATGAAGCGATTGCACTGGCTGCTGCATCACATATTGAAAGGGAACTGCAGATTACTCCTTGGAACTTGAGTAGCAACTTTGTTGCCTGTACAAGCCAG GGTAAGGAAAATATTGAACGAATGGAAATCACTGGTGTCGGGGATCCATCTGGCCGTGGCTTGGGATTTAGCTATGCTCGGGCACCTCCAAAGGCACCAGTGTCTAGTGCAGTGGTGAAGAAGAAAGCTGCTGCTGGCCGGGGTGGTTCCACTGTTACTGGTACAGATGCTGATCTCCGTAGATTAAGCATGGAGGCTGCACGGGAG GTGCTGCTTAAATTCAATGTTGCTGAGGAAGTCATTGCAAAACAAACAAGATGGCATCGCATTGCTATGATACGCAAACTTTCAAGTGAGCAGGCTGCATCTGGGGTTAAGGTCGATCCAACTACTATCAGCAAATATGCTCGTGGCCAGCGAATGTCTTTTCTTCAGTTACAGCAACAGACCAGAGAGAAGTGCCAAGAGATCTGGGATCGACAACTTCAGAGTCTTTCAGCTGTAAATGGTGATGAAAATGAGAGTGATTCAGAAGAGAACAGTGATCTAGATTCTTTTGCTGGTGATCTTGAAAATTTACTTGATGCTGAGGAGTTTGAAGAGGGAGAAGAGGGTACCAATGACTTGAAACGTGATAAGGGAGATGGTGTTAAGGGTCTCAAAATGAGAAGACACCCAACCTCAGCCCAAGCTAAGGAggaaaaagaagatgaagaggcTGAGGCTGCCGAATTATGCAGGTTGCTCATGGATG ATGATGAAGCTGacaggaagaaaaagaagaaagctaGAGTTGTGGAAGAAGCTAGACTGGTACCAAAGCCGCCACCAAAATTCATCATCTATGACAGTACTGAACAAAATAAGCAAGTAACAAATACTTCACAACTAGATGGAACCATTCATTTGAAAGATGATGCAATTACAGATCTCAGGGAG GAGGAAACTTTTCCTGCTAAAAAAGCGAAGTCAGTGAAGGTCACAAAAGCAAAGAAGAATGAAATTGCACCTATTAGTCTACCTAATAAAAAACTCAAACTAAATATAGGAGAAGGAGCAATCAAG GTATTTAAGGAGAAAAAACCATCCAGGGAAACTTTTGTTTGTGGAGCATGTGGCCAG CTTGGGCACATGAGGACCAACAAGAACTGTCCAAAATATGGTGAAGATCTAGAAGCACAGATTGAATCTACAGACATTGAAAAACCATCTGGAAAGTCTATCATTTTGGATCCCTCTAATCAGTCCCAGCAGAAAAGCCTCACGAAAAAGTTGGTGCCTAAAACTGCACCCAAAACCCCTTCAGTTGACAATTCCACAAAATTGAAGTTCATATGCATCTCCACTGAGAAGTCTTCTGATAAACCTGCTTTAGAAAACCTGCAGAGTTCTGAGAAGCCAGTCACGTCTGATTCTGAAACTGCTAGGTCTGCTAAGGTTAATAGAataatttttcctaaaaaagtAAAGCCAGATGATACACAGGCTGAATCTGTAAGACGTCCTATCGTTATTCGGCCTCCTACTGATTCTGCTAGAGGTCAGGTTGATTCTCCCAAGGTCCCAATTAAATTTCGGCCACCTACAGATATAGAGAGGGAGAGACATCATCAAAAGCTTGTTATTAAACCTGCAAAGGAGATTGTTGATGTGGACCTTGACAGTCCTTATGGAAACAAACGACTAGAACACAGAAAAACCAAGAGAATTGTTGAACTGGCCAATTTTGAGAAACAAAGAAAGCCAGAGCCCATGTATCGGCAAGCTAAAGAGGAGAGGAGATGGTGGGAAGAGCAAGAGAAACGAAGAAACGAAGCGAGACTCAAAGAAGAAAGGGCTAGAAGACACCACAAAGAAGAAGTTAGGATGCTCAGAGAGCAAGAGAAGTTAGACGAGATAAAAAGATTCGAAGAAGATATTAGAAGAGAGAGGGAGGAGGAGGAACGGCAAAAGgcgaagaagaaaaagaagaagaaaaagcccgAATTTACAGACGACTATTTAGATGACCCCAGAGCTAGAAGATATGATAAGAGGATGCTAGACAGAGACAAGAGCACGAAGAGGAGATCCATCGAGTTAGGAAAACGTGGCGCAGACTTGATGCCGCCAACAAAACGGCGAAGAGGGGGAGGGGGAGAG GTTGGTTTAGCAAACATATTGGAGAGCATTGTGGATGCCATGAAAGATAGGTATGAGCTGTCATATCTTTTTATGAAACCGGTTTCCAAGAAAGAGGCTCCTGATTACCTGGACATTATAGAGAGGCCTATGGATCTTGCTCGAATCCGGGAGAGGGTTCGGAATATGGAGTACAAGAGCAGAGAGGATTTCAGACACGATGTTTGGCAAATAACTTATAATGCTCATAAGTATAACGATGGGCGAAATCCTGGGATTCCACCCCTTGCAGATATGCTTCTGGAATATTGTGATTATttattgaatgagaatgatgaaCACCTCACTGAAGCGGAAGCTGGTATTGAGAATAGAGATTTCTAA